From Kryptolebias marmoratus isolate JLee-2015 linkage group LG15, ASM164957v2, whole genome shotgun sequence, a single genomic window includes:
- the ddx28 gene encoding probable ATP-dependent RNA helicase DDX28 — protein sequence MQALKVGCSASAWLKTLGSSGLHCPELVKATSCRRVHLSVSRFCQTGSKVEDTAVIRVPRYLASRVENVKQARGKSKISTVRAGKLLIQCKNPTLNQSAGYVLGKFEQPVLSTKGWKHNKSFGDYFCINNTKDVAPYIAGNRKEDDEQKTTVTFKSLHICKELEETLHGIGITHPTTVQLQTIPQVMRGHNILCAAETGSGKTLSYLLPVVQRLKAERQAEINSESTNEIRAVVVVPSRELAEQIAAVSRTLCAPFGLHTKTVGGGRGVGHIKEVFWREHPDILVATPGALVKALQRNYLDLSELSFLVVDEADTMFDPSFSHMLEDILLHVNIASDPKETRGLDHKAQLLLVGATFPRDVGEVLSKVTDLGKIVTLKSRMLHYLMPHVKQRFLKVKGSDKVVELYQALKQLQLDKEGGAAVVFCNKSATVNWLGYSLEEMGVQHARLQGEMPAVVRSGIFRSFQKGMTNVLVCTDIASRGLDTSRVRLIVNYDFPESHTDYIHRAGRVGRAGGVEDGEVLSFVTHPWDVELVQNIEMAARRRTTLPGMKSEIQEPKPKTMNLKE from the coding sequence ATGCAGGCGCTGAAGGTCGGCTGCTCAGCTTCGGCTTGGCTTAAAACCCTCGGCTCAAGCGGACTGCACTGCCCTGAACTCGTCAAAGCGACTTCCTGCCGACGAGTCCACCTTTCTGTGAGTCGCTTTTGTCAAACGGGGTCGAAAGTAGAGGACACGGCGGTCATTCGTGTCCCCCGGTACCTGGCGAGCCGCGTAGAAAACGTGAAGCAAGCTCGGGGCAAAAGCAAGATCAGCACCGTGAGAGCGGGCAAGCTCCTGATCCAGTGCAAGAACCCTACTCTGAACCAGTCTGCGGGTTACGTCCTGGGGAAGTTCGAGCAGCCTGTTCTTTCCACAAAGGGTTGGAAACACAATAAATCGTTCGGTGACTACTTCTGCATCAACAACACCAAGGATGTAGCGCCCTACATAGCAGGCAACCGGAAGGAGGACGATGAGCAGAAAACAACTGTGACGTTTAAGAGCCTCCACATCTGCAAGGAGCTGGAGGAAACTTTGCACGGTATCGGGATTACCCATCCGACCACTGTGCAGCTGCAGACCATCCCACAGGTCATGAGAGGTCACAACATCCTCTGTGCTGCAGAAACGGGCAGTGGGAAAACGCTGAGCTACCTGCTGCCTGTTGTTCAGAGGCTGAAGGCTGAGAGGCAAGCTGAAATAAACTCCGAGAGCACAAACGAGATTCGCGCTGTGGTTGTAGTGCCTTCCAGAGAGCTAGCTGAGCAAATAGCAGCCGTCTCCAGGACTCTCTGTGCTCCGTTTGGCTTACACACAAAGACGGTGGGTGGCGGGCGAGGTGTCGGCCACATCAAGGAAGTCTTTTGGAGGGAACATCCAGACATTTTAGTAGCCACACCGGGTGCCCTGGTCAAGGCCCTGCAAAGGAATTATCTGGATTTGAGTGAGCTGAGCTTCTTGGTGGTAGATGAGGCTGACACCATGTTCGACCCCAGCTTCTCTCATATGCTGGAGGACATCCTGCTGCATGTCAACATTGCAAGTGATCCTAAGGAAACGCGTGGCCTGGATCACAAAGCCCAGCTGCTGCTCGTGGGGGCAACCTTCCCCCGGGATGTTGGGGAGGTCCTCAGCAAGGTGACGGACCTCGGGAAGATTGTGACACTCAAGAGCAGGATGCTGCATTACCTCATGCCCCATGTCAAGCAGAGGTTCCTGAAGGTAAAGGGTTCAGACAAGGTCGTGGAGCTCTACCAAGCCCTGAAGCAGCTCCAACTCGACAAAGAAGGGGGCGCCGCTGTCGTGTTCTGCAACAAGTCTGCCACGGTGAACTGGTTGGGCTACTCGCTGGAGGAAATGGGAGTCCAGCATGCGCGACTGCAAGGAGAGATGCCCGCCGTGGTGCGCTCGGGGATTTTCCGCTCCTTCCAGAAGGGCATGACAAATGTGCTCGTTTGCACAGACATAGCTTCCCGCGGCCTGGACACTTCCAGAGTGCGACTGATCGTCAACTACGACTTCCCAGAATCCCACACGGACTACATCCACCGAGCGGGGAGAGTGGGGAGAGCGGGAGGAGTGGAGGATGGAGAGGTGCTCAGCTTCGTCACTCACCCGTGGGATGTGGAGCTGGTGCAAAATATTGAGATGGCTGCTCGGAGGAGAACTACTTTACCAGGGATGAAATCTGAAATACAAGAACCAAAGCCCAAAACAATGAACCTAAAGGAGTAA